Sequence from the Halobaculum rubrum genome:
AACGGTCGCGCCGCCCGCGAGGAGTTGGGGACCAAGTCCCGGAGCTATCGCTGGGCGTTCGCCTACAAGTTCCCCGCCCGCCACGAGGTGACGACGGTGGAGGACATCGTCGTGCAGGTCGGCCGGACCGGTCGCCTGACGCCCGTGGCGCTGCTCGACCCGGTCGACGTGGGCGGGGTGACGGTGTCGCGCGCCACGCTGCACAACCCCGACGAGATCGCGTCGCTGGGGGTGAGCGTCGGCGACGAGGTGCGCGTGAAGCGCGCCGGCGACGTGATCCCGCAGGTCGCCGAGGTCGTCGAGTCCCGCAGCGACGCGGCCTACGAGTTCCCCGACGAGTGCCCCGTCTGCGGGACCGCGGTGGAGCGCGACGGGCCGCTCGCGTTCTGTCCGAACGGGCTGGCGTGTCCGGCACAGGCCGAGCGTGCGGTCGTCCACTACGCGAGCCGCGGGGGGCTCGACATCGAGGGGCTCGGCGAGGAGTCGGTCGAACAGCTTCGGGAGGCGGGGCTCGTCGAGACGCTCCCCGACCTCTATCGCCTTCCCGACCGCCGCGAGGAACTGATCGAGTTGGAGGGGTGGGGCGAGACGAGCGCGGACAACCTGATCCGCGAGGTCGAGGCGAGCACCGAGCCGGAGCTCGCGGAGTTCCTCGCGGCGCTGGGCATCCACGAGGTCGGCGCCGCGACGGCCCGAAACCTCGCGCGCCACTTCGGCACCTTCGAGACCGTCCGGAACGCGAGCGAGGCGGAGTTGCAGGAAGTGGACGACATCGGCGAGACGGTCGCCCGAACCGTCCGCGACTTCTTCGAGACCGAGCAGAACGCCCGCGTCATCGACGACCTCCTCCGGTTCGTCGACCCACAGTCCGACGACACCGAGACGGGCGACGCCCTCGACGGGCTGACGGTCGTGTTCACCGGGTCGCTGTCGACCGCCCGCAGCGAGGCGCAGGATCTCGTGGAGGCGCACGGCGCGAACGCCACCGGCTCCGTCTCCGGGAACACGGACTACCTCGTCGTCGGCGAGAGTCCCGGGACGAGCAAGCGCGAGGACGCCGAGGCGAACGACGTGGCGGAACTGGACGAGGCGGCCTTTTCGGACCTCCTCGCCGAGCACGGGATCGAGTGGCCGCCCGAGAGCGAGAACTGATCAGCCGCGGTGGCGCGTGCCGGCTGCGCTCCGTCGCAGCCGCAAGCGCGCGAGGGATGAGCGAGACCGGGAGCGGAGCGACCGGGCGAGCGAATCGGCTGGGGAGGTCGTGGCTGCGGCGCGGCGCCCTGGGGTGGGACTGGAAGGGGCCGGCGGCTACGCGAACCCCGGTACCGCAAGCACCGGAACCGAGTGAGCGAAGCGAGCGAGGTGACGAGCACAGCGCGTGCCGCGGGAGCGTAGCCGCCGGGGCTTTCGAGTACCCCCGCGGCAGTCAACTGCGTCCCGACCGACGACCCGAAACCGCCGAACGCGCCGACTACAGATCTGCGCCCTCGAACCGCCACAACCCAAGCAGCGGCGGCACCAGCAGCCACGCGCCGAGCATCGCGAACGCCGCGATCTCCATTTGCGTCGCGTACCGCCCGGCCGCCTCGGTGCCGGCCTGCCCGGCCGCGAACAGGACGCCGTTGACGAACTCGCCGGAGACGATCTTGAACGAGCCGGTGGGGTTGACCAGTCGGAGGAACTCAAGCAGCGACGACCCCGAGATCGGGAGCCAGTCGGGGCCGCCCGTTCCCAGGTACAGCTGCAGCGGGAACTGGATGGCGCCCCACAGCGGGACGAACAGGAAGTACAGCCCGACGGCGCCGCCGATGGCGAGCCGGTTCGACGCCACCGCCGCCGAGAAGCCGACGGCGATGGCGACGAACGCCGCCGACAGCAGCAGCGTCAGCAGGATGTAGCCGACGAACGTGAACGGCCGCAGCGACAGCGGCCCGATCGCGGCCACCAGCCCCGGCAGGAGGAACCCGACCGAGACGGGCACCGCGATGGCGCCCGCGCGGCCCGCGACCTTTCCGAACACCACGTCCCCCCGCGAGTGCGGCAGCGCGAGCAGCAGCTTCAGCGACCCCGACTCGCGCTCGCCGACGACCGCGTTGTACGAGACGACCAGCGCGATGAGCGGGATGAGCGTCGTGACCAGCGCGTCCCGGATGAACACCGACCCGAGAAGCGCGCTCGTCGAGAGCGTCTGACCCTCGCCCGGGCGGACGAGGTAGACGACCACCGACACGAGCAGGACGAAGAACGCCGTCAGCCCCAGCAGCCAGCGCGAGCGCACCGCGTCCTGGAAGTCCTTGCGCGCGACGGCCTCCAAGCTCACGCGAACCACCCCCAGTGAGTGTGAGCACGGGAGTCGCAGCCCGCGAAGCGAGCGGTGCGAGGTCGAACGGGATGAGACCTCAGTGGCGAACGGGGAGCGAGCGCGGTCGAACGGAGTGAGACCGCGACAGCGAGCGGCGACCGAAGCGAGCCGTGAGCGGAGCGACCCGTGAGCGACGCGAGCGAGCAGGACCGTCTCCCGAAGCTCATTCGGCCACCTCCGTACCCGTGGCGTCGCCGCCGGTTCCGGCGCCCGAACCGTCGTCCGTCGCGTACGTGAGGAACAGGTCCTCCAGGCTCGCCTCCTCCGTCGAGAAGTCCTTCACCGTGACGCCGGCGTCCTCCAGCGCGCCGATCACACCCGTCTTCGCGTCGCTTTCACACGAGACGGTGACGGTGCCGCCGTCGGTCGCCGCCGAGGAGACGCCAGAGAGCGCGCGAACGCCCTCCAAGTCCTCCTCGGCGGCTGTGTCGACGGTGACGACGAGTTGCTCCTCGCCGCCGACGGCCTCGCGTAGGCCCTCGATGGAGTCCTCGGCGACCAGTTCTCCCTCGCGCATGATGCCGACGCGGTCGCAGACCGGTTCCACCTGACCGAGCACGTGGCTGGAGAAGAACACCGTCGCCCCCCGATCAGCCTCCTCGCGGACGATCTCGCGCATCTCCTTGGCGCCGGCGGGGTCCAGTCCCGAGGAGGGCTCGTCGAGGATGAGGATGTCGGGCTCGCCGACAAGCGCCATCCCGAGGACGAGCCGCTGGCGCATCCCCTTGGAGTAGCCGCCGGCGCGGCGGTCGGCGGCATCGGCGATCCCGACACGCTCCAGTACGGCGTCGACGTCGCCGTCGAGCTCCTTCGAGCGCATGGCGAACTCGACGTGCTGGCGGCCGGTGAGCCGCTCGTACACGTCGTACCCCTCGGGGAGGACGCCAGTGTGGCGGCGCACCGCAACCGACTCCGCCTGCGCGTCCCGCGAGAGCACCCGAACGCTGCCGCTCGTGGGGCGGACGAAATCGAGCAGTATGTTGATCGTCGTCGACTTGCCCGCCCCGTTGGGACCGAGGAAGCCGAACACTTCGCCCTCCTCGACGGTGAGGTCGAGGTCGCGGACGGCCGTTACGTCGCCGTACCGCTTCGTGACGCCGTCCAACTCGATGGCGGCCATATACCGCCCGATTCCGGCGGTCTCCGTTTTATGCTTTGGGAGTCGGTCCGTCACCCGGCAGACGTTGCCGTAACTGTCGTGCATATCCGTTTGAGTGAATATTCCCGTAGTACATGACCGACGACGCCGACGCGCCGACGGGCGAGTGGGGCGCGCGGACGCGGGCGCTCCACACCGGCTGGACCGGCGATCCGGCGACCGGCGCTCGGGCGCCGCCCATCTACCAGACGACATCCTACTCGTTCCCCGACGCCGACACCGCGGCCGACCTGTACGCCCTCGAGCGCGAGGGCGACGTGTACTCCCGTATTTCCAACCCCACGACGCGGGTGTTGGAGAAGCGGCTCGCGGACCTGGAGGGCGGCGTCGACGCCGTCGCCACCGCCTCGGGAATGGCCGCCATCGACACGGCGACCAGTCTGCTCGCGCGCGCCGGCGACAACGTCGTCGCCAGCGCCGACATGTACGGCGGCACGAGCACCTATCTCGCACATATGGCTTCCCGGCGCGGCGTCGACCTTCGGACCGTCGACACCGCCGACTACGCGGCCTACGAGGAGGCCGTCGACGATGACACCGCGTTCGTCCACGTCGAGACGGTGGCGAACCCGTCGCTCGTGACGCCCGACTTCGAACGGGTCGCCGAGATCGCCCACGAGCACGCGGTCCCGCTGGTCGTCGACAACACCTTCGGAACCCCCGTGCTGTGCAACCCCATCGACCACGGCGCCGACGTGGTGTGGAACTCCACCACCAAGTGGATCCACGGAGCGGGAACCACCGTCGGCGGCGTCCTCGTCGACGGCGGCACCTTCCCGTGGGACCACCCGGACGCCGATTATCCCGAACTGTCGGGAGAGAACGCCGCCTTCGGCGTCGACTTCTCGGAACACTTCGGCGAGCGTGCGTTCACGCAGGTCGCGCGCCACCGCGGCGTCCGCACGCTCGGCAATCCCCAGTCTCCCTTCGACGCCTGGCAGACACTTCAGGGCCTCTCGACGCTCCCCGTCCGCATGGAGAAACACTGCGAGAACGCCCGGATCGTCGCCGAGCACCTCCGC
This genomic interval carries:
- the ligA gene encoding NAD-dependent DNA ligase LigA; this encodes MSQPAEVDDDDLRYADPDNPYLTEPDTEFAPVEDLDADAAAAEADLLRAAIREHDHRYYARNDPLIADRAYDALFARLEKLEETFDLDTADTPTRRVGGGTLDELGEVEHAAPMLSIDQSGDAEDVREFDERVRRTLDDDADVTYSCEPKFDGLSVEVVYEDGRYVQAATRGDGRVGDDVTEQVRAIRSVPERLAGDPPETLAVRGEVFIPRDAFQEHNRERVEAGKEPFANPRNAAAGTLRQLDIDAVAERPLDCFFYDVLGWESDGDVDPNVPTQPDTHLGELDALRSFGLHVNDRAELAADIEAAIDYRDRLAEAREDLNYEIDGVVIKVNGRAAREELGTKSRSYRWAFAYKFPARHEVTTVEDIVVQVGRTGRLTPVALLDPVDVGGVTVSRATLHNPDEIASLGVSVGDEVRVKRAGDVIPQVAEVVESRSDAAYEFPDECPVCGTAVERDGPLAFCPNGLACPAQAERAVVHYASRGGLDIEGLGEESVEQLREAGLVETLPDLYRLPDRREELIELEGWGETSADNLIREVEASTEPELAEFLAALGIHEVGAATARNLARHFGTFETVRNASEAELQEVDDIGETVARTVRDFFETEQNARVIDDLLRFVDPQSDDTETGDALDGLTVVFTGSLSTARSEAQDLVEAHGANATGSVSGNTDYLVVGESPGTSKREDAEANDVAELDEAAFSDLLAEHGIEWPPESEN
- a CDS encoding O-acetylhomoserine aminocarboxypropyltransferase/cysteine synthase family protein, giving the protein MTDDADAPTGEWGARTRALHTGWTGDPATGARAPPIYQTTSYSFPDADTAADLYALEREGDVYSRISNPTTRVLEKRLADLEGGVDAVATASGMAAIDTATSLLARAGDNVVASADMYGGTSTYLAHMASRRGVDLRTVDTADYAAYEEAVDDDTAFVHVETVANPSLVTPDFERVAEIAHEHAVPLVVDNTFGTPVLCNPIDHGADVVWNSTTKWIHGAGTTVGGVLVDGGTFPWDHPDADYPELSGENAAFGVDFSEHFGERAFTQVARHRGVRTLGNPQSPFDAWQTLQGLSTLPVRMEKHCENARIVAEHLRDHPEVAWVTYPGFADHPTHETAAEYLDDFGGMVVFGLADGFAAGKRLCEEVELISFLANIGDARSLLIHPASTTHAQLTEAEQAAAGVSPDLLRLSVGIEDPADIVTDLDRAIAEATR
- a CDS encoding ABC transporter ATP-binding protein, encoding MAAIELDGVTKRYGDVTAVRDLDLTVEEGEVFGFLGPNGAGKSTTINILLDFVRPTSGSVRVLSRDAQAESVAVRRHTGVLPEGYDVYERLTGRQHVEFAMRSKELDGDVDAVLERVGIADAADRRAGGYSKGMRQRLVLGMALVGEPDILILDEPSSGLDPAGAKEMREIVREEADRGATVFFSSHVLGQVEPVCDRVGIMREGELVAEDSIEGLREAVGGEEQLVVTVDTAAEEDLEGVRALSGVSSAATDGGTVTVSCESDAKTGVIGALEDAGVTVKDFSTEEASLEDLFLTYATDDGSGAGTGGDATGTEVAE
- a CDS encoding ABC transporter permease subunit; protein product: MSLEAVARKDFQDAVRSRWLLGLTAFFVLLVSVVVYLVRPGEGQTLSTSALLGSVFIRDALVTTLIPLIALVVSYNAVVGERESGSLKLLLALPHSRGDVVFGKVAGRAGAIAVPVSVGFLLPGLVAAIGPLSLRPFTFVGYILLTLLLSAAFVAIAVGFSAAVASNRLAIGGAVGLYFLFVPLWGAIQFPLQLYLGTGGPDWLPISGSSLLEFLRLVNPTGSFKIVSGEFVNGVLFAAGQAGTEAAGRYATQMEIAAFAMLGAWLLVPPLLGLWRFEGADL